The Apium graveolens cultivar Ventura chromosome 11, ASM990537v1, whole genome shotgun sequence genome has a window encoding:
- the LOC141697947 gene encoding protein EXECUTER 1, chloroplastic-like isoform X2 — MASSSSSLSTKHGLEGWWFSVCQDGKDPYGHIIQIKSTDGNYLAISYSPWQLATANEGTPLFEICAPMSEEGEDKEKAIYLKHKAAPQDGKGKDSNVQLALRVFQLTPSFETSQDQWAETLKKLAVSGGKTDANKETFMKLLSKHQINPKSTKAATNSSTGDSDEKDQTVIWIDFSVGGLKENNTRKLEKELLQVPGTLERKGYFKFCLTVEEDKDLAAGDDILKGYRTLDHTIFDKVECIGKGKPEKNEDAEKFWQLIRSRALNKQPCLSGLTMFNRIDVTTSSDPLTGLYLCSNGYIVTEVIQITRKYGQWRKDGELENLSKNESDDYVVYVEAVKLTGDPELPAGKVAFRVKVGDKYKLHPGSVLEEKFGAVYCLSLLLKTFNALQFFQSYFTPLCTICPRTKSAILLCHLLLN, encoded by the exons ATGGCCTCTTCATCTTCATCTTTGTCGACTAAGCATGGGCTT GAGGGATGGTGGTTTAGTGTTTGCCAAGACGGTAAAGATCCTTATGGTCACATTATTCAAATTAAGTCGACGGATGGAAATTACTTGGCAATAAGTTATAGTCCATG GCAGCTTGCAACAGCCAATGAGGGTACCCCATTGTTCGAGATATGTGCCCCAATGAGTGAGGAAGGTGAAGACAAAGAGAAG GCTATCTACCTGAAGCATAAGGCAGCTCCTCAAGATGGTAAAGGGAAGGATTCTAATGTGCAGCTTGCTTTGCGAGTGTTTCAATTGACGCCATCATTTGAAACCAGTCAGGATCAATGGGCCGAGACACTTAAGAAATTAGCGGTATCAGGTGGAAAAACAGATGCTAACAAAGAGACGTTTATGAAGTTACTGTCTAAACATCAAATTAATCCCAAATCAACTAAGGCTGCAACAAATTCTAGTACTGGTGATTCAGATGAAAAAGACCAAACTGTAATTTGGATTGATTTTTCTGTCGGTGGTCTTAAAGAGAATAACACAAGGAAATTGGAGAAAGAGTTGCTTCAAGTCCCAGGTACGCTAGAGAGGAAAGGTTACTTCAAGTTTTGTTTGACTGTAGAAGAAGACAAAGATCTAGCAGCTGGTGACGATATTCTTAAAGGGTATCGTACTTTAGACCACACCATCTTTGATAAAGTGGAGTGCATTGGCAAGGGAAAGCCCGAAAAG AATGAAGATGCAGAAAAGTTCTGGCAGCTTATCCGCAGTCGAGCCCTAAATAAGCAACCTTGCCTATCTGGATTAACAATGTTTAATCGCATCGACGTTACAACATCATCTGATCCTCTAACTG GGTTATATTTGTGCTCAAATGGCTACATCGTTACGGAAGTTATTCAGATAACGCGCAAGTATGGTCAGTGGCGCAAGGATGGTGAACTGGAGAATCTTTCAAAGAACGAGTCAGATGACTATGTAGTCTATGTTGAAGCTGTAAAACTAACTGGTGATCCTGAGCTGCCAGCTGGAAAG GTTGCATTCAGAGTAAAAGTTGGGGACAAATATAAACTTCATCCGGGATCTGTTCTAGAAGAAAAATTTGGAGCGGTATATTGTTTATCTTTACTGCTTAAGACTTTCAACGCTTTACAGTTCTTTCAGTCATATTTTACCCCTTTATGTACTATTTGTCCGCGAACAAAATCTGCAATTTTGTTGTGCCATCTGCTATTGAACTAG
- the LOC141697947 gene encoding protein EXECUTER 1, chloroplastic-like isoform X4 has product MASSSSSLSTKHGLEGWWFSVCQDGKDPYGHIIQIKSTDGNYLAISYSPWQLATANEGTPLFEICAPMSEEGEDKEKAIYLKHKAAPQDGKGKDSNVQLALRVFQLTPSFETSQDQWAETLKKLAVSGGKTDANKETFMKLLSKHQINPKSTKAATNSSTGDSDEKDQTVIWIDFSVGGLKENNTRKLEKELLQVPGTLERKGYFKFCLTVEEDKDLAAGDDILKGYRTLDHTIFDKVECIGKGKPEKNEDAEKFWQLIRSRALNKQPCLSGLTMFNRIDVTTSSDPLTGRMWDKIYLTWLYLCSNGYIVTEVIQITRKYGQWRKDGELENLSKNESDDYVVYVEAVKLTGDPELPAGKVAFRVKVGDKYKLHPGSVLEEKFGALTYCVLWR; this is encoded by the exons ATGGCCTCTTCATCTTCATCTTTGTCGACTAAGCATGGGCTT GAGGGATGGTGGTTTAGTGTTTGCCAAGACGGTAAAGATCCTTATGGTCACATTATTCAAATTAAGTCGACGGATGGAAATTACTTGGCAATAAGTTATAGTCCATG GCAGCTTGCAACAGCCAATGAGGGTACCCCATTGTTCGAGATATGTGCCCCAATGAGTGAGGAAGGTGAAGACAAAGAGAAG GCTATCTACCTGAAGCATAAGGCAGCTCCTCAAGATGGTAAAGGGAAGGATTCTAATGTGCAGCTTGCTTTGCGAGTGTTTCAATTGACGCCATCATTTGAAACCAGTCAGGATCAATGGGCCGAGACACTTAAGAAATTAGCGGTATCAGGTGGAAAAACAGATGCTAACAAAGAGACGTTTATGAAGTTACTGTCTAAACATCAAATTAATCCCAAATCAACTAAGGCTGCAACAAATTCTAGTACTGGTGATTCAGATGAAAAAGACCAAACTGTAATTTGGATTGATTTTTCTGTCGGTGGTCTTAAAGAGAATAACACAAGGAAATTGGAGAAAGAGTTGCTTCAAGTCCCAGGTACGCTAGAGAGGAAAGGTTACTTCAAGTTTTGTTTGACTGTAGAAGAAGACAAAGATCTAGCAGCTGGTGACGATATTCTTAAAGGGTATCGTACTTTAGACCACACCATCTTTGATAAAGTGGAGTGCATTGGCAAGGGAAAGCCCGAAAAG AATGAAGATGCAGAAAAGTTCTGGCAGCTTATCCGCAGTCGAGCCCTAAATAAGCAACCTTGCCTATCTGGATTAACAATGTTTAATCGCATCGACGTTACAACATCATCTGATCCTCTAACTGGTAGAATGTGGGATAAAATTTATTTGACGT GGTTATATTTGTGCTCAAATGGCTACATCGTTACGGAAGTTATTCAGATAACGCGCAAGTATGGTCAGTGGCGCAAGGATGGTGAACTGGAGAATCTTTCAAAGAACGAGTCAGATGACTATGTAGTCTATGTTGAAGCTGTAAAACTAACTGGTGATCCTGAGCTGCCAGCTGGAAAG GTTGCATTCAGAGTAAAAGTTGGGGACAAATATAAACTTCATCCGGGATCTGTTCTAGAAGAAAAATTTGGAGCG CTCACATATTGTGTCCTTTGGCGCTGA
- the LOC141697947 gene encoding protein EXECUTER 1, chloroplastic-like isoform X1, with protein sequence MASSSSSLSTKHGLEGWWFSVCQDGKDPYGHIIQIKSTDGNYLAISYSPWQLATANEGTPLFEICAPMSEEGEDKEKAIYLKHKAAPQDGKGKDSNVQLALRVFQLTPSFETSQDQWAETLKKLAVSGGKTDANKETFMKLLSKHQINPKSTKAATNSSTGDSDEKDQTVIWIDFSVGGLKENNTRKLEKELLQVPGTLERKGYFKFCLTVEEDKDLAAGDDILKGYRTLDHTIFDKVECIGKGKPEKNEDAEKFWQLIRSRALNKQPCLSGLTMFNRIDVTTSSDPLTGRMWDKIYLTWLYLCSNGYIVTEVIQITRKYGQWRKDGELENLSKNESDDYVVYVEAVKLTGDPELPAGKVAFRVKVGDKYKLHPGSVLEEKFGAVYCLSLLLKTFNALQFFQSYFTPLCTICPRTKSAILLCHLLLN encoded by the exons ATGGCCTCTTCATCTTCATCTTTGTCGACTAAGCATGGGCTT GAGGGATGGTGGTTTAGTGTTTGCCAAGACGGTAAAGATCCTTATGGTCACATTATTCAAATTAAGTCGACGGATGGAAATTACTTGGCAATAAGTTATAGTCCATG GCAGCTTGCAACAGCCAATGAGGGTACCCCATTGTTCGAGATATGTGCCCCAATGAGTGAGGAAGGTGAAGACAAAGAGAAG GCTATCTACCTGAAGCATAAGGCAGCTCCTCAAGATGGTAAAGGGAAGGATTCTAATGTGCAGCTTGCTTTGCGAGTGTTTCAATTGACGCCATCATTTGAAACCAGTCAGGATCAATGGGCCGAGACACTTAAGAAATTAGCGGTATCAGGTGGAAAAACAGATGCTAACAAAGAGACGTTTATGAAGTTACTGTCTAAACATCAAATTAATCCCAAATCAACTAAGGCTGCAACAAATTCTAGTACTGGTGATTCAGATGAAAAAGACCAAACTGTAATTTGGATTGATTTTTCTGTCGGTGGTCTTAAAGAGAATAACACAAGGAAATTGGAGAAAGAGTTGCTTCAAGTCCCAGGTACGCTAGAGAGGAAAGGTTACTTCAAGTTTTGTTTGACTGTAGAAGAAGACAAAGATCTAGCAGCTGGTGACGATATTCTTAAAGGGTATCGTACTTTAGACCACACCATCTTTGATAAAGTGGAGTGCATTGGCAAGGGAAAGCCCGAAAAG AATGAAGATGCAGAAAAGTTCTGGCAGCTTATCCGCAGTCGAGCCCTAAATAAGCAACCTTGCCTATCTGGATTAACAATGTTTAATCGCATCGACGTTACAACATCATCTGATCCTCTAACTGGTAGAATGTGGGATAAAATTTATTTGACGT GGTTATATTTGTGCTCAAATGGCTACATCGTTACGGAAGTTATTCAGATAACGCGCAAGTATGGTCAGTGGCGCAAGGATGGTGAACTGGAGAATCTTTCAAAGAACGAGTCAGATGACTATGTAGTCTATGTTGAAGCTGTAAAACTAACTGGTGATCCTGAGCTGCCAGCTGGAAAG GTTGCATTCAGAGTAAAAGTTGGGGACAAATATAAACTTCATCCGGGATCTGTTCTAGAAGAAAAATTTGGAGCGGTATATTGTTTATCTTTACTGCTTAAGACTTTCAACGCTTTACAGTTCTTTCAGTCATATTTTACCCCTTTATGTACTATTTGTCCGCGAACAAAATCTGCAATTTTGTTGTGCCATCTGCTATTGAACTAG
- the LOC141697947 gene encoding protein EXECUTER 1, chloroplastic-like isoform X3, with amino-acid sequence MASSSSSLSTKHGLEGWWFSVCQDGKDPYGHIIQIKSTDGNYLAISYSPWQLATANEGTPLFEICAPMSEEGEDKEKAIYLKHKAAPQDGKGKDSNVQLALRVFQLTPSFETSQDQWAETLKKLAVSGGKTDANKETFMKLLSKHQINPKSTKAATNSSTGDSDEKDQTVIWIDFSVGGLKENNTRKLEKELLQVPGTLERKGYFKFCLTVEEDKDLAAGDDILKGYRTLDHTIFDKVECIGKGKPEKNEDAEKFWQLIRSRALNKQPCLSGLTMFNRIDVTTSSDPLTGRMWDKIYLTWLYLCSNGYIVTEVIQITRKYGQWRKDGELENLSKNESDDYVVYVEAVKLTGDPELPAGKVAFRVKVGDKYKLHPGSVLEEKFGAVALYKGYGRLTGFQKSGWVDVDLFILGG; translated from the exons ATGGCCTCTTCATCTTCATCTTTGTCGACTAAGCATGGGCTT GAGGGATGGTGGTTTAGTGTTTGCCAAGACGGTAAAGATCCTTATGGTCACATTATTCAAATTAAGTCGACGGATGGAAATTACTTGGCAATAAGTTATAGTCCATG GCAGCTTGCAACAGCCAATGAGGGTACCCCATTGTTCGAGATATGTGCCCCAATGAGTGAGGAAGGTGAAGACAAAGAGAAG GCTATCTACCTGAAGCATAAGGCAGCTCCTCAAGATGGTAAAGGGAAGGATTCTAATGTGCAGCTTGCTTTGCGAGTGTTTCAATTGACGCCATCATTTGAAACCAGTCAGGATCAATGGGCCGAGACACTTAAGAAATTAGCGGTATCAGGTGGAAAAACAGATGCTAACAAAGAGACGTTTATGAAGTTACTGTCTAAACATCAAATTAATCCCAAATCAACTAAGGCTGCAACAAATTCTAGTACTGGTGATTCAGATGAAAAAGACCAAACTGTAATTTGGATTGATTTTTCTGTCGGTGGTCTTAAAGAGAATAACACAAGGAAATTGGAGAAAGAGTTGCTTCAAGTCCCAGGTACGCTAGAGAGGAAAGGTTACTTCAAGTTTTGTTTGACTGTAGAAGAAGACAAAGATCTAGCAGCTGGTGACGATATTCTTAAAGGGTATCGTACTTTAGACCACACCATCTTTGATAAAGTGGAGTGCATTGGCAAGGGAAAGCCCGAAAAG AATGAAGATGCAGAAAAGTTCTGGCAGCTTATCCGCAGTCGAGCCCTAAATAAGCAACCTTGCCTATCTGGATTAACAATGTTTAATCGCATCGACGTTACAACATCATCTGATCCTCTAACTGGTAGAATGTGGGATAAAATTTATTTGACGT GGTTATATTTGTGCTCAAATGGCTACATCGTTACGGAAGTTATTCAGATAACGCGCAAGTATGGTCAGTGGCGCAAGGATGGTGAACTGGAGAATCTTTCAAAGAACGAGTCAGATGACTATGTAGTCTATGTTGAAGCTGTAAAACTAACTGGTGATCCTGAGCTGCCAGCTGGAAAG GTTGCATTCAGAGTAAAAGTTGGGGACAAATATAAACTTCATCCGGGATCTGTTCTAGAAGAAAAATTTGGAGCG GTTGCTCTCTATAAGGGATATGGCAGGTTAACTGGTTTTCAGAAATCTGGATGGGTTGATGTTGATCTCTTTATTCTCGGGGGATAG
- the LOC141697947 gene encoding protein EXECUTER 1, chloroplastic-like isoform X5 encodes MSEEGEDKEKAIYLKHKAAPQDGKGKDSNVQLALRVFQLTPSFETSQDQWAETLKKLAVSGGKTDANKETFMKLLSKHQINPKSTKAATNSSTGDSDEKDQTVIWIDFSVGGLKENNTRKLEKELLQVPGTLERKGYFKFCLTVEEDKDLAAGDDILKGYRTLDHTIFDKVECIGKGKPEKNEDAEKFWQLIRSRALNKQPCLSGLTMFNRIDVTTSSDPLTGRMWDKIYLTWLYLCSNGYIVTEVIQITRKYGQWRKDGELENLSKNESDDYVVYVEAVKLTGDPELPAGKVAFRVKVGDKYKLHPGSVLEEKFGAVYCLSLLLKTFNALQFFQSYFTPLCTICPRTKSAILLCHLLLN; translated from the exons ATGAGTGAGGAAGGTGAAGACAAAGAGAAG GCTATCTACCTGAAGCATAAGGCAGCTCCTCAAGATGGTAAAGGGAAGGATTCTAATGTGCAGCTTGCTTTGCGAGTGTTTCAATTGACGCCATCATTTGAAACCAGTCAGGATCAATGGGCCGAGACACTTAAGAAATTAGCGGTATCAGGTGGAAAAACAGATGCTAACAAAGAGACGTTTATGAAGTTACTGTCTAAACATCAAATTAATCCCAAATCAACTAAGGCTGCAACAAATTCTAGTACTGGTGATTCAGATGAAAAAGACCAAACTGTAATTTGGATTGATTTTTCTGTCGGTGGTCTTAAAGAGAATAACACAAGGAAATTGGAGAAAGAGTTGCTTCAAGTCCCAGGTACGCTAGAGAGGAAAGGTTACTTCAAGTTTTGTTTGACTGTAGAAGAAGACAAAGATCTAGCAGCTGGTGACGATATTCTTAAAGGGTATCGTACTTTAGACCACACCATCTTTGATAAAGTGGAGTGCATTGGCAAGGGAAAGCCCGAAAAG AATGAAGATGCAGAAAAGTTCTGGCAGCTTATCCGCAGTCGAGCCCTAAATAAGCAACCTTGCCTATCTGGATTAACAATGTTTAATCGCATCGACGTTACAACATCATCTGATCCTCTAACTGGTAGAATGTGGGATAAAATTTATTTGACGT GGTTATATTTGTGCTCAAATGGCTACATCGTTACGGAAGTTATTCAGATAACGCGCAAGTATGGTCAGTGGCGCAAGGATGGTGAACTGGAGAATCTTTCAAAGAACGAGTCAGATGACTATGTAGTCTATGTTGAAGCTGTAAAACTAACTGGTGATCCTGAGCTGCCAGCTGGAAAG GTTGCATTCAGAGTAAAAGTTGGGGACAAATATAAACTTCATCCGGGATCTGTTCTAGAAGAAAAATTTGGAGCGGTATATTGTTTATCTTTACTGCTTAAGACTTTCAACGCTTTACAGTTCTTTCAGTCATATTTTACCCCTTTATGTACTATTTGTCCGCGAACAAAATCTGCAATTTTGTTGTGCCATCTGCTATTGAACTAG